The region CCTTGAACGTCGTCAGATTTGACTGTGAGCATTTCCTGCAAGGTGTAGGACGCACCATAAGCCTCCAGAGCCCAAACTTCCATTTCACCAAAACGCTGACCACCAAACTGGGCTTTACCACCCAGCGGTTGTTGTGTCACCAGGCTGTAGGGGCCCGTGGAGCGGGCGTGCATCTTGTCGTCCACCAAGTGGTGGAGTTTCAGGTAATGCATGTAGCCGACAGTGACAGGGCGCTCGAAGCGATCACCGGTGCGGCCGTCGTACAAATACGCCTGCGTACGTGTGGGGGTCAAGCCTTTTGCGGCAGCGAGCTCATCTGGATAAGCCAATTTCAGCATGGCACGGATTTCATCTTCGGAGGCGCCGTCAAACACCGGTGTGGCAAACGGCATGCCGGTAGTGAGGTTGCGCGACATCTCGAGCAACTGGTCATCACTGAGCTGTGACAAGTCTTCCTTGCGCCCTGTGGCGTTGTACACCTTATCCAGGAAGGTGCGCAACTCAGCCACCCGGCTTTCATGCTGGAGCATGTCACCAATACGCTGGCCAATACCTTTACCAGCCCAGCCCAAGTGAACCTCAAGCACCTGCCCGACGTTCATCCGCGACGGCACGCCCAGCGGGTTCAGCACGATGTCACAAGGTGTGCCATCAGCCATGTGTGGCATGTCTTCCATCGGCACAATCTTGGAGACCACGCCTTTGTTACCGTGACGGCCCGCCATCTTGTCGCCTGGCTGCAAATGGCGTTTCACAGCCACATAGACCTTGACCATTTTCAGCACGCCAGCAGGAAGATCATCACCTTGGGTAAGCTTCTTGCGTTTTTCTTCAAATGCCAAATCAAAACTGTGCCGAGTTTGCTCCAGCGAATTCTTGATGCTTTCCAGCTGTGCAGAAACATCATCCTCAGCAGGTCGAACATCGAACCAGTGGAACTTGTCAACGGCAGTCAGATACGCCTTGTCAATTTTGCTGCCTTTGGCCAATTTTTGTGGACCCCCGTTGGCGACACGCCCCATCAGCAGCTTCTCAATCCGGTCAAATGCATCGGCTTCCACAATGCGAAGCTGGTCATTCAGGTCGAGACGGAAGCGCTTGAGCTCATCATCAATGATCTGCTGGGCGCGACGGTCACGCTGAATGCCTTCACGGGTAAACACTTGCACATCAATCACCGTGCCTTGTGAGCCTTGGTCAACGCGCAGCGAAGTGTCCTTGACATCACTGGCCTTCTCACCAAAGATGGCGCGCAGCAGCTTTTCTTCGGGTGTCAGTGTGGTTTCACCTTTGGGTGTCACTTTGCCCACCAAGGTGTCACCAGGTTGAACTTCAGCACCCACATAGATGATGCCGGACTCGTCCAGACGATTGAGTTGTTGCTCGCTCAGGTTGGGAATATCCCGTGTGATTTCTTCGGCACCGAGTTTGGTGTCACGCGCCATCACCACCAGTTCTTCGATATGAATCGAGGTGTAGCGGTCTTCGGCCACCACCCGTTCGCTGATCAAAATCGAGTCTTCGAAGTTGTAACCATTCCAGGTCATGAAGCCGATCAACATGTTTTGGCCCAACGCCAATTCACCCAGATCGGTCGACGCACCGTCAGCGATCACATCACCTTTGGCCAAGTGATCTCCTTTTTTGACCACCGGGCGCTGATGAATATTGGTATTCTGGTTGGAACGCTGGTATTTGATCAGGTTGTAGATGTCCACACCCACCTCACCGGCCTGTGCCTCGCTGTCATTGACGCGAATCACCACACGGCTGGCATCGACATAGTCCACCACACCGCCACGGGTGGCAACCACCACGGTGCCGGAGTCAACGGCGGCAACTCGCTCAATCCCTGTGCCCACCATGGGTTTTTCAGGACGCAACACGGGCACCGCTTGGCGAGACATGTTCGCGCCCATCAACGCGCGGTTGGCATCGTCGTGCTCCAGGAAGGGGACCAGTGAAGCGGCCACGGAAACGATCTGTGCGGGCGACACATCCATGTATTGAATGCGGTCTGCCGTGACCATCACGGTTTCACCCGCTTCACGTGCTGAAATCAGCTCACCGGTCAATTGGCCGTCTTTGTCCAAAGCCGCATTGGCCTGGGCGATCACGTATTTACCTTCTTCAATGGCCGACAGATAGTCGATTTCCATGGTGACCTTGCCATCGATCACGCGACGGTAAGGGGTTTCAATAAAACCGTATTCGTTCAATCGAGCGTACAGTGCCAAGGAGTTGATCAAACCAATGTTCGGACCTTCGGGCGTTTCAATCGGGCAAACACGACCGTAATGGGTCACGTGCACGTCACGCACCTCAAAACCCGCACGCTCACGTGTCAAGCCGCCTGGGCCGAGGGCAGAAACACGACGTTTGTGCGTGATTTCAGACAGCGGATTGGTCTGATCCATGAACTGAGACAACTGCGATGCACCAAAGAATTCCTTCAATGCGGCCGAAATCGGCTTGCTGTTGATCAAGTCATGCGGCATCAAGGGTTCTTGCTCAGCCTGACCCAGACGCTCCTTCACGGCTTTTTCAATGCGCGCCAAGCCCATGCGGTATTGGTTTTCTGCCAATTCACCCACACAACGTACGCGGCGGTTACCCAAGTGATCAATATCATCTACTTGACCATGGCCATTACGCAAATCAACCAAAATCTTGACCACCGCCAAAATATCTTCGTTGGTGAGCACCATCGGGCCGGTGGACTCCGGGCGGCCCATCTTGGCGTTGAACTTCATGCGGCCGACGCGCGACAGATCGTAGGTGTCAGGGTTATAGAACAAACGTTGGAACAGCGCTTGCACCGCATCTTCTGTGGGCGGCTCACCTGGGCGCATCATGCGGTAAATGGCGACACGTGCGGCAAATTCATCGACGGTTTCATCCGTGCGAAGTGTTTGCGAAATATAGGCCCCTTGGTCCAGCTCATTGGTGTAGATACACGCCAGGTCTTGGACACCTGATGAGCGCAGTTTCTTGAGTAAAGCTTCCGTCAGTTCTTCATTGGCTTTAGCCAAAATTTCGCCCGTATCCCCATCAACAACATTGCGTGCAACGATACGGCCAATCAAAAAGTCTTCGGGTACAGAAATGTGCGTGGTGCCAGACTGCTCCAATTCACGAGTGTGACGGGCCGTGACACGTTTTTCTTTGACAACAACAACCTTACCGCTCTTGTCGGTAATGTCAAAACGCGCAACCTCACCACGCAGGCGTTCCGCCACAAACTCCATCTGTGCACCACTGTCCATCAAACGGAAGTTGTCGTTTACAAAGAAGTTGGCCAAAATCGATTCGTTGTTCAAGCCAATGGCCTTGAGCAAAATCGTCACAGGCATCTTGCGGCGACGGTCAACCCGAAAATACAAAATATCCTTCGGATCAAACTCAAAATCAAGCCAAGAACCACGATAAGGAATGATGCGAGCTGAAAACAGCAGCTTTCCAGAGCTGTGTGTCTTTCCCTTGTCGTGTTCAAAAAATACACCGGGTGAACGATGTAACTGGGACACGATTACACGCTCGGTCCCGTTGATAACGAAAGAGCCTTTTTCAGTCATCAAGGGAACTTCGCCCATGTAGACCTCTTGCTCCTTAACCTCTTTGACAACTTTGTTTTGGGTCGTGGAAGACTCACGGTCATAAATGATCAATTGCACTTTGGCGCGAACAGCCGAAGCAAACGTTAACCCACGGGTCTGACACTCACGCACATCAAATGCAGGTTTGGCCAAGTTGTACTCAAGATACTTCATCTCCACAAAGCCATTGTGCGAAACAATCGGAAAAGCCGCATCAAAAGCCGCTTGCAGACCTTCGTCGGTTCGCTTCTTGGGTGACACTTCTGCCTGAAGAAAAGCCGTGTAAGCATCTTTTTGCATTTGCAACAGGTAGGGAATCTCCAGCACGCTGTCGCGCGTACCAAAATTTTTACGAATCCGCTTGCGTTCGGTGTATGTGTAAGCCATGAGATCTCCGGGCAACTAGGGGAACTTGTTGAAGTCCTGGACGACTTTAAATCTTGGTGATTGGCCTCTACCAATCATTGGCGGACAGCTGCACATTGCATGCAGCCCGAACCAAGGCATCTTCTTCTGTCGGGGTTAGAAGACACTGAAAAACAGTTGACATAACAATTTTTCAGTGTGCTCTCAAGAAACAGCAAAGGCTGGAGGCCTGTGACAGCACTCCAGCCCACGAATAAACTCAATTACTTGAGTTCAGCCTTAGCACCGGCATCAACCAGTTTCTTCAAAGCGGCCTCAGCATCCGCTTTGGACACGCCTTCTTTGACGTTCTTCGGTGCGCCATCGACCATATCTTTAGCTTCTTTCAAGCCCAGACCGGTGATTTCGCGAACAGCCTTAATGACGGACACTTTTTGTGCGCCAGCATCAAGCAGAACGACATTGAACTCGGTCTTCTCTTCTGCCACCGCTGCAGCTGCACCACCGCCAGCTGCAGGAGCAGCCATAGCAGCTGCGCTCACACCAAATTTCTCTTCGATGGCTTTCACCAAGTCGTTGAGTTCCATGACCGTCATGCTGTCGAGCGCGGTCAAAAATGCGTCTTTATCGAATGCCATTTTGATTTCCTAACAATTTTGGTTATGTCTTGCTGCAAGCGTTCAAGCTGCAACTGCTTCGGCAGAAACTTCTGCACCAGCGCCTTTTTTCTCTGCAATCGCGGCCAACACCCGGGCTGTGCGCGAAATAGGGGATTGCATCAAGCCCAGCAACTGAGCCAGCAACACTTCCTTGGAAGGAATGCTTGCCAGTTGTTTTACGCCCTCTACATCCAAAACTTTTCCACCGTATGCACCTGCGCGAATGACCAACTTGGCATTGGACTTGGCGAACTCTGCTACCACTTTCGCGGCAGCAACTGCATCTTCAGAAAAGCCATAGATCAGCGGACCGGTCATCTGGTCAGACACTACCTCAAAGCCTGTTCCTGCCACAGCCCGGCGTGCCAAGGTGTTTTTCAACACACTTAAACTCACTCCGTTGCTGCGCGCATTCGAGCGCAATTTGGTCATGTCAGCGACCGTGATGCCACGGTATTCCGCTATCACGAGCGTTTGAGCTTTAGCGGCGAGGCCAGTCACATCACTGATGACCGCTTCTTTCTCACTGCGATTTAAACTCAAGGTCTACTCCTTCAAAATGTGTTCGTTTGCAACATCTTTCCGCTGCATAGAACACGCCACATTGCAGCGACCAACTGATTCGGAACTTTTCAATTCTTTGGCAGTGGGATCGCCATCTGCGTTGGCTCTTGCGGATTAAGTACTTGGCTTTGCCTCGTACACCAACGGTCTTGGATGACCTGAAAATGTTATTTAACACATTCAGCCCACCACATCAGGCCTCCCTTTAGGAAAGCCCGACTTTTGCGAAACGCCTGCTTTATGCAGCAACCGTTTGCAGATCTACGCGAACACCCACACCCATGGTGCTTGAAACAGCCACTTTGCGAAGGTACAAACCTTTGCTGGTTGCAGGCTTGGCCTTAGCCAAAGCATCCACCAAGGCTGCCAGATTGCCTTGCAGCTTGTCGTTATCAAATGAGCGACGACCAATCGTGGAATGCACAATACCTGCTTTGTCCACACGAAACTGCACTTGACCAGCCTTGGCATTACGTACAGCGCCAGCTACATCCGGAGTCACCGTGCCAACTTTAGGGTTAGGCATCAAGCCGCGTGGGCCAAGAATCTGACCCAAAGTACCCACAACGCGCATGGCATCGGGGGCCGCAATGACCACATCAAACGGCATATTGCCCGCTTTGACCATAGCAGCCAGATCATCCATGCCGACGATATCAGCACCAGCTGCTTTAGCTTCTTCAGCTTTAGCACCCTGGGCAAAAACAGCCACACGTTTAGTTTTGCCAGTGCCATTCGGCAGCACGACCGCACCACGCACCACTTGATCAGATTTTTTAGCATCCACACCAAGCTGAATGGCCACGTCAATGGACTCATCAAACTTAGCGCTAGCGAATTCCTTCACCAAACCCAAAGCATCTGTAACAGCGTACAACTTACCGCTATCAATCTTGCCTTGTTGGGCTTTTTGTTTTTTTGTTAAGCGCGCCATTTACACACCCTCCACATTCACGCCCATTGAACGGGCAGAGCCAGCAATGGTACGAACAGCCGCATCCAAATCAGCAGCAGTCAAATCTTTCATCTTGGTCTTGGCGATTTCTTCGAGCTGAGCACGCGTGATCTTGCCAACCTTTGTCTTTAAAGGATTTGCCGAACCTTTGTCGATCTTGACTGCTTTTTTAATCAGGATGGATGAGGGTGGCGACTTGATGACAAAGGTGAAACTTTTGTCAGCAAATGCGGTAATCACCACTGGCAGCGGCAGACCTGGCTCAATACCCTGGGTCTGCGCATTAAATGCCTTGCAGAATTCCATGATATTCAAACCACGCTGACCCAAAGCTGGGCCAATGGGGGGGGATGGATTAGCTTTACCAGCTGGCACTTGCAGCTTGACAAAACCGACGATTTTTTTCGCCATGTTTAACTCCTAGCGGGTTTTAACGCCTTGATATGCAAAACGCATAATGCAGGCTCCCCGTTGTTAACGACTCACTTGTTACATTTGCACCGAGTCGGAAGGTGCAAACTCAAAAACAGTACTTTGCGTTTTTCGAATTTAGCCGATCAGGCAACAGCACTCATTCAGGTTTTCTCTACCTGAGCAAACTCCAACTCAACCGGCGTAGAACGACCAAAGATCGTTACCGCCACTCGCACTTTGCTTTTTTCGTAATTAACTTCTTCAACTGAACCATTGAAATCGGCAAACGGGCCTTCTTTGACACGCACCATCTCACCCACCACAAACTCAATCTTGTGCCGGGGCTTATCTGTTCCCTCCTGCATCTGACTGACAATTTTCATGACTTCAGATTCAGAAATGGGAGATGGACGGGTCTTACCACCACCAACGAACCCAGTGACCTTATTGGTATGCTTGACCAAATGCCAAGTGTCATCATCCATGACCATTTCAACCAAAACATACCCAGGAAAAAACTTGCGCTCTGTTGTTTTTTTCTGGCCATTCTTGATTTCAACCACTTCTTCCATGGGCACCAAAATACGACCAAACTTCGACTGCATTCCTGAACGCGTGATGCGCTCCAGGATATTCCGCTCTACAGCCTTTTCCATACCAGAATAAGCATGAACAACATACCAACGCAAATCTGGGTTTGTCGCTGGCGCTGCCAACGTTTGCGCAGCTGTCAAAGGAGCCGCCAATTCGGTTGACACAATTTCGTTCATTATTTTCTCCACCCTAGAATCAGATCGTAAAAGACCCATTCAAGTGTTTTGTCAGTCAACCACAAGAACAAAGCCATGATTAACACAAACCCAAACACATAGGCTGTCATCTGAATCGCCTCTTTGCGTGCAGGCCAGACTACTTTTTTGACTTCCTTGACTGAATCCCGACCAAAAGCTACCAGCGATTTGCCCGACTCAGACAATAAGAAAACAACCACTGCCGCAGCGAGACCCACAAGCAGACCCAACCATTGAAACAACGACCCCTGCTTGGCCAATGCGTAATACGCAACGAGAGAGACAATGACCAGACCTGCAGCGCCAAATAACTTGACTTTATCTGCAGTTGTATTGACAGTTTGAACTTGTGTGGTGGCCATTATTGACTTGACTTGCGCCTAAGAGATACCTATAGATTGATTGCGACTTTCAGACGCATAAGCCCACTATTTTCATAGCGGGCCTTTTCACCTGCCTACATTAACAGGTGGCAGGGGCAGTAGGAATCGAACCTACAACCTTCGGTTTTGGAGACCGACGCTCTGCCAATTGAGCTATGCCCCTGTATATTTACTTAAGCAATCACCTTAGCAACCACACCCGCACCCACGGTACGGCCACCTTCGCGAATTGCGAAGCGCAGACCTTCTTCCATGGCGATTGGGGCAATCAGCTTCACCGTGATGGAGACGTTGTCACCAGGCATCACCATTTCTTTGCCTTCTGGCAACTCAATAGCACCGGTCACATCGGTGGTACGGAAGTAGAACTGAGGACGGTAGTTGTTGAAGAATGGCGTGTGACGGCCGCCTTCGTCTTTGGACAAGACGTAGATTTCGCCGGTGAAGTGGGTGTGCGGCTTGATCGAGCCTGGTTTGCACAGCACTTGACCACGTTGCACGTCTTCGCGTTTGGTGCCGCGCAGCAAGATACCTACGTTGTCGCCTGCCTGACCTTGGTCGAGCAGTTTGCGGAACATTTCCACGCCAGTGCAGGTGGTTTTTTGGGTGTCATGAATGCCGACGATTTCGATTTCTTCGCCAACTTTGATGATGCCGCGTTCAACACGGCCAGTCACCACGGTGCCGCGACCAGAAATGGAGAACACATCTTCAAC is a window of Rhodoferax lithotrophicus DNA encoding:
- the rpoB gene encoding DNA-directed RNA polymerase subunit beta, encoding MAYTYTERKRIRKNFGTRDSVLEIPYLLQMQKDAYTAFLQAEVSPKKRTDEGLQAAFDAAFPIVSHNGFVEMKYLEYNLAKPAFDVRECQTRGLTFASAVRAKVQLIIYDRESSTTQNKVVKEVKEQEVYMGEVPLMTEKGSFVINGTERVIVSQLHRSPGVFFEHDKGKTHSSGKLLFSARIIPYRGSWLDFEFDPKDILYFRVDRRRKMPVTILLKAIGLNNESILANFFVNDNFRLMDSGAQMEFVAERLRGEVARFDITDKSGKVVVVKEKRVTARHTRELEQSGTTHISVPEDFLIGRIVARNVVDGDTGEILAKANEELTEALLKKLRSSGVQDLACIYTNELDQGAYISQTLRTDETVDEFAARVAIYRMMRPGEPPTEDAVQALFQRLFYNPDTYDLSRVGRMKFNAKMGRPESTGPMVLTNEDILAVVKILVDLRNGHGQVDDIDHLGNRRVRCVGELAENQYRMGLARIEKAVKERLGQAEQEPLMPHDLINSKPISAALKEFFGASQLSQFMDQTNPLSEITHKRRVSALGPGGLTRERAGFEVRDVHVTHYGRVCPIETPEGPNIGLINSLALYARLNEYGFIETPYRRVIDGKVTMEIDYLSAIEEGKYVIAQANAALDKDGQLTGELISAREAGETVMVTADRIQYMDVSPAQIVSVAASLVPFLEHDDANRALMGANMSRQAVPVLRPEKPMVGTGIERVAAVDSGTVVVATRGGVVDYVDASRVVIRVNDSEAQAGEVGVDIYNLIKYQRSNQNTNIHQRPVVKKGDHLAKGDVIADGASTDLGELALGQNMLIGFMTWNGYNFEDSILISERVVAEDRYTSIHIEELVVMARDTKLGAEEITRDIPNLSEQQLNRLDESGIIYVGAEVQPGDTLVGKVTPKGETTLTPEEKLLRAIFGEKASDVKDTSLRVDQGSQGTVIDVQVFTREGIQRDRRAQQIIDDELKRFRLDLNDQLRIVEADAFDRIEKLLMGRVANGGPQKLAKGSKIDKAYLTAVDKFHWFDVRPAEDDVSAQLESIKNSLEQTRHSFDLAFEEKRKKLTQGDDLPAGVLKMVKVYVAVKRHLQPGDKMAGRHGNKGVVSKIVPMEDMPHMADGTPCDIVLNPLGVPSRMNVGQVLEVHLGWAGKGIGQRIGDMLQHESRVAELRTFLDKVYNATGRKEDLSQLSDDQLLEMSRNLTTGMPFATPVFDGASEDEIRAMLKLAYPDELAAAKGLTPTRTQAYLYDGRTGDRFERPVTVGYMHYLKLHHLVDDKMHARSTGPYSLVTQQPLGGKAQFGGQRFGEMEVWALEAYGASYTLQEMLTVKSDDVQGRTKVYESIVKGEHSIEAGMPESFNVLVKEIRSLGLDIELERS
- the secE gene encoding preprotein translocase subunit SecE, whose amino-acid sequence is MATTQVQTVNTTADKVKLFGAAGLVIVSLVAYYALAKQGSLFQWLGLLVGLAAAVVVFLLSESGKSLVAFGRDSVKEVKKVVWPARKEAIQMTAYVFGFVLIMALFLWLTDKTLEWVFYDLILGWRK
- the nusG gene encoding transcription termination/antitermination protein NusG, with translation MNEIVSTELAAPLTAAQTLAAPATNPDLRWYVVHAYSGMEKAVERNILERITRSGMQSKFGRILVPMEEVVEIKNGQKKTTERKFFPGYVLVEMVMDDDTWHLVKHTNKVTGFVGGGKTRPSPISESEVMKIVSQMQEGTDKPRHKIEFVVGEMVRVKEGPFADFNGSVEEVNYEKSKVRVAVTIFGRSTPVELEFAQVEKT
- the rplA gene encoding 50S ribosomal protein L1, producing the protein MARLTKKQKAQQGKIDSGKLYAVTDALGLVKEFASAKFDESIDVAIQLGVDAKKSDQVVRGAVVLPNGTGKTKRVAVFAQGAKAEEAKAAGADIVGMDDLAAMVKAGNMPFDVVIAAPDAMRVVGTLGQILGPRGLMPNPKVGTVTPDVAGAVRNAKAGQVQFRVDKAGIVHSTIGRRSFDNDKLQGNLAALVDALAKAKPATSKGLYLRKVAVSSTMGVGVRVDLQTVAA
- the rplL gene encoding 50S ribosomal protein L7/L12, which translates into the protein MAFDKDAFLTALDSMTVMELNDLVKAIEEKFGVSAAAMAAPAAGGGAAAAVAEEKTEFNVVLLDAGAQKVSVIKAVREITGLGLKEAKDMVDGAPKNVKEGVSKADAEAALKKLVDAGAKAELK
- the rplK gene encoding 50S ribosomal protein L11, coding for MAKKIVGFVKLQVPAGKANPSPPIGPALGQRGLNIMEFCKAFNAQTQGIEPGLPLPVVITAFADKSFTFVIKSPPSSILIKKAVKIDKGSANPLKTKVGKITRAQLEEIAKTKMKDLTAADLDAAVRTIAGSARSMGVNVEGV
- the rplJ gene encoding 50S ribosomal protein L10, with protein sequence MSLNRSEKEAVISDVTGLAAKAQTLVIAEYRGITVADMTKLRSNARSNGVSLSVLKNTLARRAVAGTGFEVVSDQMTGPLIYGFSEDAVAAAKVVAEFAKSNAKLVIRAGAYGGKVLDVEGVKQLASIPSKEVLLAQLLGLMQSPISRTARVLAAIAEKKGAGAEVSAEAVAA